The proteins below come from a single Limosilactobacillus reuteri genomic window:
- a CDS encoding GNAT family N-acetyltransferase, whose translation MSEIIIESAKTNNNLGAIVKLLDNENLTQAVGLLLPLQREKRVQAIKMFVRQNHVMVVKLNEDVVGMIVLSAWYGDEGKRIAHHYELGYLLQQNQWNKGIMTTALQKFISILPSKITIHAECKQSNYRSQRVLVKCGFTYDKDDLWQCIIK comes from the coding sequence ATGAGTGAAATTATAATTGAATCAGCAAAAACTAATAACAATTTAGGAGCAATAGTTAAATTGTTGGATAATGAAAACTTAACACAAGCAGTGGGACTGCTTTTACCACTTCAAAGAGAAAAACGTGTGCAAGCTATTAAGATGTTTGTTCGCCAGAATCATGTAATGGTAGTGAAACTAAATGAAGATGTAGTGGGGATGATTGTATTAAGTGCTTGGTATGGGGATGAAGGAAAAAGAATTGCTCATCATTATGAATTAGGTTATCTTTTGCAGCAAAACCAATGGAATAAAGGCATAATGACAACTGCACTTCAAAAATTTATTTCTATTTTGCCATCTAAAATTACGATTCATGCGGAGTGCAAACAAAGCAATTATCGTTCTCAGCGAGTACTTGTTAAATGTGGTTTTACTTATGACAAGGATGACTTATGGCAATGCATTATTAAATAA
- a CDS encoding metal-dependent transcriptional regulator, whose protein sequence is MTPMKEDYLKIIFELGGSHKKVSNKEISLGLGIAAGSVTEMISKLADEGLVVHEPYAGISLTEKGQKYAAELVRKHRLWETFLVDKLHYNFADVHSEAEILEHQTSDRLATALDAFLQHPDHCPHGGVIPSANGKFPDVTHRLLADADDGEKVELERFLDNHELLTYLEELGLRPQEQVTVIRHEPFEGPIVIQKEDNDQEINVSYKASHNIFIEPDTAQENKG, encoded by the coding sequence TTGACTCCAATGAAGGAAGACTATCTAAAAATTATTTTTGAATTAGGTGGTAGTCATAAAAAAGTTTCTAATAAAGAGATTTCCCTTGGACTAGGAATTGCCGCTGGATCAGTAACCGAGATGATTTCTAAGTTGGCTGACGAAGGGCTAGTTGTTCATGAACCATATGCCGGTATTTCTTTAACTGAAAAGGGACAAAAGTATGCTGCAGAATTAGTTCGAAAGCATCGTTTATGGGAAACATTTTTAGTGGATAAGCTTCACTACAATTTTGCCGACGTCCATTCAGAAGCGGAAATTCTTGAACATCAGACAAGTGATCGACTAGCAACGGCCTTAGATGCTTTTCTTCAACACCCTGATCATTGTCCGCATGGTGGAGTAATTCCATCAGCTAATGGCAAGTTCCCAGATGTAACACATCGTTTATTAGCAGATGCTGATGATGGGGAAAAAGTTGAACTAGAACGATTCTTAGATAATCATGAACTTCTCACTTACTTAGAAGAGTTAGGATTACGACCTCAGGAACAAGTAACTGTAATTCGCCATGAGCCTTTTGAAGGACCAATTGTGATTCAAAAAGAGGATAACGACCAAGAAATTAATGTTTCATATAAGGCCTCACATAATATTTTTATTGAACCGGACACAGCTCAAGAAAATAAAGGTTAA
- a CDS encoding phosphatase PAP2 family protein, whose amino-acid sequence MFIERDDHRWWRFALSGGFFIALMLLIMFNSSVLTMIDAVLQSLFTSQRLEGIGWFRALMSLLSFLVKPVLDLVWVFIIAGVLWLKGYRIPALWSLGTIFGGDVLGTIIKHIVKRVRPAQHLAADDGYSFPSGHTLGFFLVVAILFLIVIPLIQKASVRTILQILLIFAVFFLAVSRVYLYAHWPFDTIGAMLLAYAWLQVAEWLYVAWAPRLQRIPFFRSIEI is encoded by the coding sequence ATGTTTATTGAACGTGATGATCATCGGTGGTGGCGCTTTGCCTTAAGCGGTGGTTTCTTTATCGCATTGATGCTATTAATTATGTTTAATTCGTCAGTGCTAACAATGATTGATGCTGTTCTGCAGTCGTTATTTACTAGTCAGCGCCTGGAAGGAATTGGTTGGTTCCGTGCTTTGATGAGCTTACTTTCATTTTTAGTTAAACCGGTCTTAGATTTAGTATGGGTATTTATTATTGCAGGTGTTTTATGGTTGAAGGGCTATCGCATCCCGGCTTTATGGTCATTAGGAACGATTTTTGGTGGTGATGTGCTTGGAACAATTATTAAACACATCGTTAAGCGGGTCCGTCCTGCACAACACTTGGCAGCAGATGATGGCTATAGTTTCCCTAGTGGTCACACTTTAGGATTCTTCTTGGTAGTAGCAATTTTATTCTTAATTGTAATTCCGCTTATTCAAAAAGCATCTGTCCGCACAATTTTGCAAATTTTATTAATATTTGCAGTCTTCTTTTTGGCGGTATCGCGGGTATATCTTTATGCTCACTGGCCTTTTGATACTATTGGTGCAATGTTATTAGCTTATGCATGGTTACAAGTAGCTGAATGGCTCTATGTCGCTTGGGCACCACGATTGCAACGGATTCCGTTCTTCCGTAGTATTGAAATTTAA
- a CDS encoding threonine/serine exporter family protein, whose amino-acid sequence MNWGNLLLQFFLCYVSTVCFGILLNIPKRAYHTAGMIGGGVWVVYWIMYYCSGIGLAFSNLVAAILISVLSQAAARRKRMPIIVFNVPALVPFVPGGQAYKMVRNFAIGNYHLVNVYFYQVVVIVGAITLGFGLGELLNRVLNYLHKYLIKKSRWNF is encoded by the coding sequence ATGAATTGGGGTAACCTATTATTACAATTTTTCTTATGCTATGTTTCGACAGTTTGTTTTGGTATCCTCTTAAATATTCCTAAACGTGCCTATCATACTGCGGGGATGATTGGTGGAGGCGTATGGGTAGTCTACTGGATAATGTATTATTGCAGTGGCATTGGCCTTGCGTTTAGTAATTTAGTTGCTGCAATCTTAATTTCGGTATTAAGCCAGGCAGCAGCTCGTCGAAAACGAATGCCAATTATTGTTTTTAATGTGCCCGCGCTAGTTCCATTTGTGCCTGGAGGACAGGCTTATAAAATGGTTCGTAATTTTGCTATTGGTAATTACCATCTTGTTAATGTTTATTTCTACCAGGTAGTTGTCATTGTTGGTGCAATTACGCTTGGCTTTGGTTTGGGAGAGCTTTTAAATCGTGTTTTGAACTATCTTCATAAATATTTAATCAAAAAGTCACGATGGAATTTTTGA
- a CDS encoding cold-shock protein, whose protein sequence is MEQGTVKWFNDDKGYGFITRESGDDVFVHFSAIQGDGFKSLSEGQHVTFEVEEGERGLQAANVVKD, encoded by the coding sequence ATGGAACAAGGAACTGTTAAATGGTTTAATGACGATAAGGGGTATGGCTTCATTACTCGTGAAAGCGGCGATGACGTGTTTGTTCATTTTTCTGCTATTCAAGGGGATGGCTTTAAGTCATTGAGTGAAGGACAACATGTTACGTTTGAAGTTGAAGAAGGCGAACGTGGCCTTCAAGCTGCAAATGTAGTTAAAGACTAA
- a CDS encoding amino acid permease, with amino-acid sequence MVDESKSTGHMERTLQTRHLSMIALGGTIGTGLFIASGSAISTAGPGGALVAYGIMGIMVYFLMTSLGEMATYMPLTGSFSAYSTKFVDPALGFALGWNYWFNWAITIPVDVTTAGIVMNYWLPNVPGWIFSVTVMALIFLINYLSVRSYGETEFWLALIKVVTVIVFLIVGVAIIFGIMGGKPVGLSNFHYKQAPFVGGVPAIISVFLVAGFSFQGTELVGITAGEAATPEKSVSKAIHSTFWRILLFYIFAIFVIACILPYTDKNLLNQDVSNITMSPFTIVFKRAGLAFAASAMNAVILTAVISAANSGLYASTRMLYSQAREGYAWRIFGYVNRHGIPIYALLGTMVVSLAAYATQFIGPEAYNYLIGASGLCGFIAWLGIAISHYRFRKAFLKQGHTLSELKYHATGFPFGPVFALTLCIVVICGQNIDAFVKMDWQNILITYMGIPLFLILFFYYKIRYKTHLIPLDKVDLSRRTKGESYEPEDD; translated from the coding sequence ATGGTAGATGAATCTAAGTCGACGGGTCATATGGAACGGACATTACAGACACGTCACTTGTCCATGATTGCTCTTGGTGGAACAATCGGTACGGGACTTTTTATTGCCAGTGGATCCGCTATTTCAACTGCGGGACCTGGCGGAGCGTTAGTTGCATATGGAATTATGGGAATTATGGTTTATTTCCTAATGACGAGTCTAGGGGAAATGGCAACATATATGCCATTAACTGGGTCATTTTCAGCTTATTCAACAAAATTTGTTGATCCTGCACTAGGTTTTGCTCTTGGTTGGAATTATTGGTTTAACTGGGCGATTACAATCCCCGTAGATGTTACAACTGCGGGAATTGTAATGAATTATTGGCTTCCTAATGTTCCAGGCTGGATTTTTAGTGTAACAGTGATGGCATTAATTTTCTTAATCAATTATTTATCAGTACGATCTTATGGTGAAACTGAATTTTGGCTTGCTTTAATCAAAGTTGTCACAGTTATCGTATTTTTAATTGTCGGTGTTGCAATTATTTTTGGAATTATGGGTGGTAAGCCAGTTGGATTAAGCAACTTCCACTATAAGCAGGCACCGTTTGTTGGAGGTGTGCCAGCAATTATTAGTGTTTTCTTGGTTGCTGGGTTCTCATTCCAAGGAACAGAATTAGTTGGAATTACTGCTGGTGAAGCTGCTACACCAGAAAAGTCTGTCTCAAAGGCAATCCATTCAACTTTCTGGCGAATTTTACTTTTTTATATTTTTGCTATTTTTGTTATTGCCTGCATCCTTCCTTACACAGATAAGAACTTATTGAATCAAGACGTTTCAAATATTACAATGAGTCCATTTACGATTGTGTTTAAGCGGGCAGGATTAGCATTTGCGGCTAGTGCAATGAATGCGGTTATCTTAACTGCCGTCATTTCTGCTGCTAACTCTGGTTTATATGCTTCAACCCGGATGCTTTATTCACAAGCGCGTGAAGGATATGCATGGCGGATTTTTGGTTATGTAAACCGGCATGGTATTCCGATTTATGCTTTGCTGGGAACGATGGTTGTTTCATTAGCAGCCTATGCAACCCAATTCATTGGTCCCGAAGCTTATAACTACTTAATTGGTGCATCTGGATTGTGTGGATTTATTGCATGGTTAGGAATTGCAATTTCCCACTACCGCTTTAGGAAGGCATTTCTTAAGCAAGGCCATACACTGTCTGAATTGAAGTATCATGCAACAGGGTTCCCATTTGGCCCAGTATTCGCGCTTACTCTATGTATTGTCGTTATTTGTGGTCAAAACATTGATGCTTTTGTAAAAATGGACTGGCAAAACATTTTAATTACTTACATGGGAATTCCATTATTCTTAATTCTTTTCTTCTACTACAAGATTCGTTACAAGACGCACTTGATTCCGCTTGATAAGGTTGATTTATCAAGGCGAACAAAGGGTGAATCGTACGAACCGGAAGATGATTAA
- a CDS encoding alpha/beta hydrolase, whose translation MLSAIVIGAPYGSTKEQAAAIYANTFAQLGFVTLAFDQVYMGESAGEPRHVASPDLYAESFSAAVDYPGTKAKHVNREQISVIGISGGAGFALSAAAVDIRIKSVVTISMYDMTDIREMANLAPEQLFQLKDQLSKQRWDDFENGQPDYHPSFPEEPYDSIDDLPNHDELTNEWLRFYALKRGFHPNTRGTATTTSNLAMLEFSALDYIKEISPRPILFIYGDNAHSRSYSERAYYLANQPKQRLIVKNCEHIDFYDNMEKIPVDQIAKFIKDSFNA comes from the coding sequence TTGTTATCAGCCATCGTAATCGGGGCACCTTATGGAAGCACAAAAGAACAGGCAGCAGCAATTTATGCAAATACGTTTGCTCAATTAGGTTTTGTTACCCTTGCATTTGATCAAGTATACATGGGTGAATCAGCTGGCGAACCTCGTCATGTTGCTTCTCCAGACTTATATGCGGAATCTTTTAGTGCCGCAGTTGATTATCCAGGTACAAAAGCAAAGCATGTCAATCGCGAACAAATAAGTGTTATCGGTATCAGTGGAGGGGCAGGCTTTGCTCTTAGCGCTGCGGCTGTTGATATACGAATTAAATCTGTTGTAACAATTTCAATGTATGATATGACAGATATTCGTGAGATGGCTAATCTTGCTCCTGAACAATTATTCCAGCTTAAAGATCAATTATCAAAGCAACGGTGGGACGATTTTGAAAATGGGCAGCCTGACTATCATCCTTCCTTCCCAGAAGAACCATATGATAGTATTGACGATTTACCAAATCATGATGAGTTAACAAATGAGTGGCTTCGTTTTTACGCTCTTAAACGTGGCTTCCATCCAAATACACGTGGAACTGCAACAACCACTTCTAATTTAGCAATGCTTGAATTTTCTGCGTTAGACTATATTAAAGAAATTTCACCACGACCAATCCTATTTATTTATGGAGACAATGCTCACTCCCGTTCTTATTCCGAGAGAGCTTATTACCTTGCTAACCAACCAAAGCAAAGATTGATCGTAAAAAACTGCGAACATATTGATTTTTATGATAATATGGAAAAAATTCCAGTAGATCAAATTGCAAAGTTTATAAAAGACAGTTTCAACGCATAA
- a CDS encoding deoxynucleoside kinase — protein MIAIAGTIGAGKTSLTKLLADHLNSQAFYESVDDNKILPLFYKDPKKYGFLLQIYFLNKRLDEIKDSYSNDLNVLDRSIFEDALLFKLNADMGRATETESNIYSSLLSNMMEELPEQPHQKAPNLLITIRVSFETMLERIKKRGRSFEQIANDSSLYSYYKNLNERYVQWYEDYNESPKMVIDGDKYDFVEDPAAAKKVLAMIDEKLIELNLK, from the coding sequence ATGATTGCTATAGCTGGGACAATCGGTGCAGGAAAGACCAGTTTGACAAAGCTGTTGGCAGACCATCTTAATAGCCAGGCCTTCTATGAATCTGTTGATGACAATAAAATTTTGCCGCTTTTTTATAAAGATCCTAAAAAATATGGTTTCTTATTACAGATTTACTTTTTAAACAAGCGGCTTGATGAGATTAAAGATTCATACTCAAATGATTTAAATGTTTTGGACCGTTCAATTTTTGAAGATGCCTTATTATTCAAGTTAAACGCAGATATGGGTCGAGCTACGGAAACGGAGTCAAATATTTATTCTTCATTATTAAGTAACATGATGGAAGAATTACCAGAGCAACCACACCAAAAAGCCCCCAACCTTTTAATTACAATTAGGGTTTCGTTTGAGACAATGCTTGAACGGATTAAGAAACGGGGACGTTCATTTGAACAAATTGCTAATGATTCTTCATTATATTCATATTATAAAAACTTAAACGAACGTTATGTTCAATGGTATGAGGATTATAATGAAAGTCCTAAGATGGTTATTGATGGTGATAAATATGATTTTGTTGAAGATCCGGCTGCTGCTAAGAAGGTCTTAGCCATGATTGATGAAAAATTAATTGAATTAAATCTTAAATAG
- a CDS encoding NosD domain-containing protein, producing the protein MKKVYILNNDRFYVSAKEVADDYVVASNETIVAPNRNTYPPYKFNGSEGVGVSYLEWARANNIKIGKMIPQVGIEGPQGPKGDAGPQGPQGERGPQGSVGPTGPMGPAGPKGDTGATGATGAKGSTGDRGPQGIQGPKGDKGETGSNFYYSTYEASANQDTLYWTDLHPTANPPRVGEHIITPSGKVYEITKVHPDTSPKTYGIGELIANIHGIKGDKGDTGLTGSQGPAGPKGDIGNVGPQGPKGDKGDTGPQGPKGNTGDRGPQGVAGKDGHSVWYNRMHYSPNKQLQWFTDLTNASASNPPKVNDIMINADGNIAMITKVNITNDASEGGGTFDYGPWIGNIKGPTGPQGPKGDKGDRGPQGPKGNTGDRGPQGIQGPKGDPGQIPDVSNINKGIADNRADILRINQKMSTMFVNILDFGAQPENVNFDNAPAFNKAIQALPSVGGTIFIPNGNYFLKSTVNVDRSYVHVMGLNHGLRSGIDPVDGSTQAGGGGAKVTVQNPITAFKLENTHNNNRLSGITFSGFDLRGDTNAGVGIDGVSNSDRIVIDNMTINNVGIGVRLHAADAPRITNSWIAETQSSILLTGASQQAEIKNNSLGAQPKGTTIYMENPDRFNISGNNIYPDGASAIRILNPVHGSIVGNTISAYYNGMIEFLPNSDGAFGNGNVISSNVIALESWHDNPDRKDNKWGIVHIEAFNNVIIGNNLLANGTPHNTTGILIMRGDYNRIANNVITIPDTVSKVVINGAANNNWVVYSTTGILIMRGDYNRIANNVITIPDTVSKVVINGAANNNWVVYSKCVI; encoded by the coding sequence TTTAGAATGGGCCAGAGCTAATAATATAAAAATTGGTAAGATGATCCCCCAAGTTGGTATAGAAGGTCCACAAGGTCCCAAGGGTGATGCTGGCCCACAAGGTCCTCAAGGTGAACGTGGTCCACAGGGTTCTGTAGGTCCTACTGGACCAATGGGACCCGCCGGTCCTAAGGGAGATACTGGTGCTACAGGAGCAACGGGCGCTAAAGGTAGTACGGGAGATAGAGGACCTCAAGGAATACAAGGACCAAAAGGAGATAAGGGAGAAACAGGTTCTAATTTTTATTACTCTACATATGAAGCTTCTGCCAATCAGGATACATTGTATTGGACTGATTTACACCCAACAGCTAATCCCCCTCGAGTAGGAGAACACATTATTACTCCTTCTGGGAAGGTATATGAAATTACCAAAGTACATCCAGATACAAGTCCTAAGACTTATGGAATTGGTGAACTTATTGCTAATATTCATGGTATAAAGGGTGATAAAGGAGATACTGGATTAACTGGTTCCCAAGGTCCTGCTGGTCCTAAAGGAGATATTGGTAATGTTGGCCCACAAGGCCCTAAAGGAGATAAAGGTGATACAGGTCCACAAGGACCTAAAGGGAATACAGGGGATCGAGGTCCACAAGGTGTAGCAGGAAAAGATGGTCATTCTGTTTGGTATAATAGAATGCACTATAGTCCTAACAAACAACTACAGTGGTTTACAGATTTGACTAACGCAAGTGCTTCTAACCCACCTAAAGTTAATGATATTATGATTAATGCTGACGGTAATATTGCAATGATTACTAAGGTCAATATTACTAATGATGCAAGTGAAGGTGGAGGAACGTTTGACTATGGTCCTTGGATTGGTAACATCAAGGGTCCCACTGGCCCACAAGGACCAAAGGGTGACAAAGGGGATCGAGGTCCACAAGGACCTAAAGGGAATACAGGGGATCGAGGTCCACAAGGAATACAAGGACCAAAAGGAGACCCAGGTCAGATTCCAGATGTATCAAACATTAATAAGGGCATTGCCGATAATAGAGCTGATATTTTAAGAATTAACCAAAAAATGAGTACTATGTTTGTTAATATTTTAGATTTTGGTGCGCAACCAGAAAATGTTAATTTTGATAACGCTCCTGCTTTTAATAAAGCCATTCAGGCTCTTCCATCAGTTGGCGGAACAATATTTATTCCTAATGGAAATTACTTCCTTAAATCTACTGTCAATGTAGACCGTTCCTATGTTCATGTAATGGGATTAAATCATGGACTCCGAAGTGGTATTGATCCAGTTGATGGTTCTACGCAAGCAGGAGGTGGCGGAGCAAAAGTTACTGTTCAAAATCCAATCACTGCTTTTAAGCTTGAGAATACCCATAACAACAATAGACTTTCAGGTATTACTTTCAGTGGATTCGATCTTCGGGGAGATACTAACGCTGGAGTTGGTATTGACGGAGTATCTAATTCAGATAGAATCGTTATTGACAATATGACTATAAATAATGTTGGTATTGGAGTGAGATTACATGCCGCAGACGCTCCGAGAATTACCAATTCATGGATTGCGGAAACTCAATCAAGTATTCTTTTGACTGGGGCAAGTCAACAAGCAGAAATTAAAAACAATTCATTAGGTGCACAGCCAAAAGGAACTACAATTTATATGGAAAATCCAGACAGATTTAATATTTCTGGTAATAATATTTATCCAGATGGGGCTTCGGCTATTAGAATATTAAATCCAGTACATGGTTCTATTGTTGGTAATACAATCTCTGCATATTATAACGGCATGATTGAATTTTTACCCAATTCAGATGGAGCATTTGGTAATGGGAATGTTATTTCTAGCAACGTGATTGCGCTGGAGTCATGGCATGATAACCCTGACAGAAAAGATAACAAGTGGGGTATTGTTCATATCGAAGCGTTCAATAATGTGATAATTGGAAATAACCTTCTCGCCAATGGTACCCCTCATAATACAACAGGAATTCTTATTATGAGGGGTGACTACAATAGAATCGCCAACAATGTGATTACTATCCCAGATACAGTTTCCAAGGTAGTAATTAATGGTGCTGCGAATAACAACTGGGTAGTTTACAGCACAACAGGAATTCTTATTATGAGGGGTGACTACAATAGAATCGCCAACAATGTGATTACTATCCCAGATACAGTTTCCAAGGTAGTAATTAATGGTGCTGCGAATAACAACTGGGTAGTTTACAGCAAGTGCGTCATTTGA
- a CDS encoding threonine/serine exporter family protein, whose amino-acid sequence MLTKRRQALALKTCLLAGRLLIENGSNMERVNDTLSRMAKSAGLHGFQAFTTVTGIVVGTINEPDAQVITIRHRKNNLSKIADVNEVSRELARRKIDVPQAFAKLKKIDRQKMSRWQNWYESFAAAILSGALMIVFTGNVSDSWAGFLAGGVGYGAFSYLLRKFKIQYLGEFCSSLIIGILAVIFVKMHLANNINDIIIGAVMPLVPGVPLTNAARDLVSGNLISGPTRGIEAILTAVSIGSAIVIVLHFN is encoded by the coding sequence ATGTTAACGAAACGACGACAAGCACTAGCACTAAAGACTTGTTTGCTAGCTGGGAGACTTTTAATTGAAAATGGATCAAATATGGAACGAGTTAACGACACCTTATCCCGAATGGCAAAAAGTGCAGGACTTCATGGCTTTCAGGCTTTTACAACCGTAACTGGAATTGTAGTTGGGACGATTAATGAACCTGATGCCCAAGTAATTACTATTCGTCATCGCAAAAACAATTTAAGTAAAATTGCGGATGTCAATGAAGTTTCTCGTGAACTAGCACGGCGCAAAATTGATGTTCCACAAGCATTTGCTAAATTAAAAAAGATTGATCGCCAAAAGATGTCAAGATGGCAAAACTGGTATGAATCATTTGCTGCTGCGATTTTAAGTGGTGCATTAATGATTGTTTTTACAGGTAATGTTTCTGATTCTTGGGCTGGCTTTCTTGCAGGTGGCGTAGGTTACGGAGCATTTTCATACCTTTTACGAAAGTTTAAGATTCAATATTTAGGAGAGTTTTGTTCTTCCTTAATTATAGGTATTTTGGCGGTGATCTTTGTTAAAATGCACCTTGCTAATAATATTAATGATATTATTATTGGTGCGGTTATGCCTCTGGTTCCTGGGGTGCCCTTAACTAATGCGGCACGGGATTTAGTTTCCGGAAACTTAATTAGTGGACCTACAAGAGGGATTGAGGCGATTCTAACTGCCGTTTCGATTGGTAGTGCAATTGTAATTGTTCTGCACTTTAATTAG